The following are encoded together in the Penicillium digitatum chromosome 3, complete sequence genome:
- a CDS encoding phosphoglycerate mutase family protein, putative, with protein MLGFLPVSLLAIASLAAARDPTVYLIRHGEKPSDGGNGLSAQGLERAQCLREVFGKNSEYNITHIMAETPKSNGKRARPYDTVEPLAKDLGLTVDTSCGRDDPDCVNDVVRGYDGKGLVNILICWEHVALTDIAEALGVENAPFYPDDRFDIIWTLSGPYKSITSETSEHCPGLDDDEQMPR; from the exons ATGCTCGGATTTTTGCCTGTCAGTCTACTGGCCATTGCCTCATTGGCAGCAGCACGCGATCCCACAGTTTACCTCATTCGACACGGAGAGAAACCCAGCGATGGAGGAAATGGATTGAGTGCACAAGGACTCGAACGCGCACAATGTCTTCGCGAGGTTTTCGGCAAGAATTCCGAGTATAACATCACCCACATCATGGCGGAAACGCCTAAGAGCA ATGGCAAACGAGCCCGTCCGTATGACACCGTTGAGCCGCTGGCTAAAGATCTCGGCCTCACTGTTGATACGTCTTGCGGTCGGGATGACCCAGATTGTGTGAATGATGTGGTTAGGGGATACGATGGAAAAGGCTTGGTTAATATACTGATTTGCTGGGAGCACGTTGCACTGACGGATATTGCCGAGGCACTGGGAGTCGAGAATGCACCGTTTTATCCGGACGATCG ATTCGACATCATTTGGACCCTCTCAGGCCCTTACAAAAGTATCACATCGGAAACCAGCGAGCATTGCCCCGGTTTAGATGACGATGAGCAAATGCCAAGATAG
- a CDS encoding Major facilitator superfamily domain, general substrate transporter — protein MGYKITNIYFITTVAVIGGALFGFDIASMSAILGTQQYKCFFNQTGTNEDGKCGGPTSANQGGISAAMPGGSWVGALASGFVTDYLGRRGAIQSGSLIWCIGSAIVCSSFGIAQLVVGRFINGVSVGILSAQVPVYVAELAQPSKRGQVVGAQQWAITWGILIMFYVSYGCSFLEGTAAWRTPWGLQMVPAALLFGLVFLLPESPRWLAKQDRWDETLEVLASVHAKGDRYALFVQSELQEIREMVEFERNNKDASYLDLFKGPMLYRTHLGMFTQIWSQLTGMNVMMLYITYVFGMAGLTGNSNLVASSIQYVINVVMTILALLFIDRWGRRTPLLVGSTLMMVFMFANAGIMASYGKPAPPGGLNHTPEQSWDLSAAPKAAKGVIACTYLFVASYAPTWGPVSWIYPPELYPLHLRGKAVALSTSSNWIFNFALSYFVPPAFENIKWKVYVVFGVFCFAMTVHVFFAFPETAGKTLEEVETMFTTPGLKPWKTSVQYQQVRRLEQGAIQSDKLADLRAEEGTAEAPKSIEKETTVLQVE, from the exons ATGGGTTACAAAATAACTAATATCTATTTCATCACCACAGTGGCCGTCATTGGCGGCGCACTGTTCGGTTTTGACATTGCTTCCATGTCCGCCAT TCTCGGCACCCAGCAATACAAATGTTTCTTCAATCAAACTGGCACCAACGAGGACGGCAAGTGCGGTGGCCCCACATCTGCCAATCAGGGTGGTATTTCAGCAGCTATGCCTGGTGGTTCCTGGGTTGGCGCTCTAGCTTCCGGTTTCGTGACTGATTATCTGGGTCGCCGTGGGGCAATCCAGTCTGGCTCGTTGATATGGTGCATCGGTAGTGCCATCGTGTGTTCGTCTTTTGGAATCGCCCAGCTTGTCGTTGGCCGCTTCATCAATGGTGTCTCTGTCGGTATCCTTAGCGCCCAGGTCCCCGTCTATGTTGCCGAGTTAGCCCAGCCCAGTAAACGTGGCCAGGTCGTGGGAGCACAGCAGTGGGCAATTACATGGGGTATCTTGATCATGTTCTACGTCTCGTACGGCTGTAGCTTCCTTGAAGGGACTGCTGCGTGGCGCACTCCATGGGGCTTGCAAATGGTTCCCGCCGCTCTGCTCTTTGGATTGGTCTTCTTATTGCCGGAGAGTCCTCGTTGGTTGGCCAAGCAGGATCGCTGGGATGAGACGCTCGAGGTTTTGGCTTCAGTTCATGCTAAAGGTGATCGGTATGCGCTCTTCGTGCAATCTGAATTACAAGAGATCCGTGAAATGGTCGAGTTTGAGCGCAACAACAAGGATGCCTCATACCTCGACCTTTTCAAGGGTCCTATGCTCTACCGAACGCACCTCGGTATGTTCACTCAGATTTGGTCGCAGCTCACTGGTATGAACGTCATGATGCTTTACATTACCTACGTGTTTGGTATGGCCGGTCTCACTGGAAACTCGAACCTTGTCGCATCTTCAATTCAGTACGTCATCAACGTGGTGATGACCATTCTAGCTTTGCTCTTCATTGATCGTTGGGGCCGTCGAACTCCGCTTTTGGTTGGTTCGACACTTATGATGGTGTTCATGTTTGCCAACGCTGGCATTATGGCATCATACGGCAAGCCAGCTCCACCGGGTGGTCTCAACCATACCCCCGAACAGTCATGGGATCTCTCCGCGGCCCCCAAGGCTGCCAAGGGAGTTATCGCTTGCACTTACCTTTTTGTCGCCAGTTACGCACCGACTTGGGGTCCTGTCAGCTGGATCTACCCTCCTGAGCTTTATCCCCTTCACCTACGTGGCAAGGCTGTCGCACTTTCGACGTCGTCTAACTGGATCTTCAACTTTGCCTTATCCTACTTTGTCCCTCCCGCTTTTGAAAACATCAAATGGAAGGTTTATGTGGTATTTGGAGTCTTTTGCTTTGCAATGACTGTCCATGTCTTCTTCGCCTTCCCAGAAACTGCTGGCAAGACCCTGGAGGAAGTCGAAACTATGTTTACCACCCCAGGCCTTAAGCCCTGGAAGACCTCTGTGCAGTACCAGCAAGTTCGCAGGCTGGAGCAGGGGGCGATTCAATCAGACAAGTTGGCCGATCTTCGCGCAGAAGAAGGAACCGCCGAGGCTCCGAAGTCCATTGAAAAAGAGACCACCGTTTTGCAAGTTGAATAG
- a CDS encoding polyketide cyclase: MGTWTDLASSLSHPSDLLDGFPPPYTELDPQTATQAPQLDTPSYTESTSTSATTKFPPAINGYFQWKFTTTFHLGPTADEKLFAVSTPATVFKNKPTILLYDGPTNKHPVMATAQGDKWGRSRPIAITLLPRPGSQHEDAIVEQVIPGGSLLHASPSYTFETSVGPKGTTREKFEWRKSYGNEFKELAGLSYGWKLARLTGPVNSVGGSKKERDRGYTSDGLEIVALIAHNASWSLTKGFRFIFMGAGLTGTMGEIWEIVVVTSALQLWVMDVQDTSAATPTVASAAIS, translated from the coding sequence ATGGGCACATGGACCGATTTAGCGTCTTCTCTTTCACATCCAAGTGATCTACTCGATGGCTTCCCACCACCTTACACAGAGCTTGACCCGCAGACTGCGACTCAAGCCCCCCAACTTGACACGCCATCTTATACTGAATCTACCAGTACATCTGCAACGACCAAATTCCCTCCTGCGATAAATGGATATTTTCAATGGAAATTTACGACCACCTTCCACCTTGGGCCGACCGCGGACGAAAAGCTGTTCGCGGTGTCAACTCCCGCGACCGTTTTCAAGAACAAACCCACGATTCTGTTATACGATGGTCCAACCAATAAGCACCCGGTCATGGCAACGGCTCAGGGCGACAAGTGGGGAAGGAGCAGGCCCATCGCAATCACACTCCTACCTCGTCCTGGATCTCAACATGAAGACGCCATTGTGGAACAGGTCATTCCCGGGGGTTCGCTGTTGCATGCTTCACCTAGCTACACGTTCGAAACCTCCGTGGGTCCGAAAGGGACAACACGCGAAAAATTCGAGTGGCGTAAGAGCTATGGTAATGAATTCAAAGAACTTGCCGGTCTCTCCTATGGATGGAAATTGGCACGGTTGACAGGGCCAGTGAACAGTGTCGGCGGGAGCAAAAAGGAGCGCGATCGGGGGTATACGAGCGATGGGTTGGAGATCGTTGCTCTCATTGCACACAACGCTTCTTGGAGCCTGACTAAGGGGTTTCGATTCATTTTCATGGGTGCTGGGTTGACTGGTACCATGGGGGAAATTTGGGAGATTGTTGTGGTGACCTCTGCGCTCCAATTGTGGGTTATGGACGTGCAAGACACATCTGCTGCTACACCCACTGTCGCAAGTGCTGCCATTAGTTGA
- a CDS encoding Allergen, putative, translated as MTTLKSGDAFPSDVVFNYIPWSEESGEITSCGIPINYNASQEWSNKKVVLFSVPGAFTPTCSINHVPGYIQNLPKLREKGVDIVAVIAFNDPFVMSAWGKANGVRGDEILFLSDPDAKFSKSIGWADEASGRTGRYAIVIDHGKVSYAQIETERGVVKKSGADAVLASL; from the exons ATGACTACACTCAAGTCCGGCGACGCGTTCCCTAGTGACGTTGTCTTCAA TTACATTCCATGGAGCGAGGAGAGTGGTGAAATTACCTCCTGCGGCATCCCCATCAACTACAATGCCTCGCAGGAGTGGTCCAACAAGAAGGTCGTCTTGTTCTCAGTTCCCG GTGCCTTCACTCCTACCTGTTCCATCAACCACGTTCCAGGATATATCCAGAACCTGCCCAAGCTCCGCGAGAAGGGTGTTGACATTGTCGCAGTCATTGCTTTCAACGATCCGTTCGTGATGAGTGCCTGGGGCAAAGCGAACGGAGTTCGCGGGGATGAGATC CTTTTCCTCTCAGATCCCGATGCCAAGTTTTCTAAGAGCATTGGCTGGGCCGACGAGGCGTCGGGCCGTACAGGCCGGTATGCGATCGTCATCGATCATGGTAAGGTCAGCTATGCCCAGATCGAGACCGAGAGGGGTGTTGTAAAG AAGTCTGGCGCTGATGCGGTTCTGGCTTCCCTTTAA
- a CDS encoding GPI anchored cell wall protein, putative → MMKNFITIAAFAAGTNARVSRNNSCCFHLTSSGGASGKLGQLSDGQNRIGDNSLSAAQYCIDSEGAITDSKGRGCILTPPTTQLQCDEGVSPTPGFSLSSQGELEYHGSKDFVACATGQNGGLNVYTTPTKSDVTGCVNVKLTADSCSSSGSAPVPSVPIESPLPGSPVTVVSTISATALGGGGGTGSSSIEQPSSSASVPNPSGGGSGSQPSGSASSDFTTPPTTEPSSNACPTILATGSYEYPHLIVPVDSSSPNTAAGTSYNGTVSSTISSAFNFDIPSSDSGKICSLVFLFPELQDLETSSFSFTGDGKIDFAKLSSAVDKSTTFNNLPSVSQDLGSITMSPGNSYIISTFSCPAGETVAYEMKNSGSTDLNFFEDYNPSPLGLYITTC, encoded by the exons ATGATGAAGAATTTCATCACTATTGCTGCCTTCGCTGCTGGCACAAACGCCCGCGTTAGCCGCAATAACAGCTGCTGCTTCCACCTCACCTCTTCTGGTGGTGCCTCAGGCAAGCTTGGGCAGCTAAGTGACGGCCAGAACCGCATTGGCGACAACAGCCTGTCGGCTGCTCAATACTGCATCGATTCTGAGGGTGCTATCACCGACTCCAAGGGCCGTGGTTGTATTCTCACCC CTCCCACTACTCAGTTACAGTGTGACGAGGGTGTTTCTCCAACACCCGGCTTCTCTCTAAGCTCTCAGGGTGAGCTCGAGTACCACGGCAGCAAGGACTTCGTTGCCTGTGCTACGGGACAGAACGGCGGTCTGAATGTCTACACTACCCCCACTAAATCAGATGTCACCGGTTGCGTTAACGTGAAGTTGACTGCGGACTCCTGCTCAAGCTCTGGCTCTGCCCCTGTTCCCTCGGTCCCCATTGAGTCTCCTCTCCCCGGCTCTCCTGTTACTGTGGTGAGCACCATTAGTGCCACTGCCCTCGGTGGTGGCGGTGGTACCGGTAGTAGTTCAATCGAGCAGCCCTCATCTTCTGCTAGTGTGCCTAACCCATCAGGTGGCGGTAGTGGCTCACAGCCCAGCGGTTCTGCCAGCTCTGATTTTACCACTCCTCCAACCACGGAGCCTTCCAGCAACGCCTGCCCTACCATCCTCGCCACTGGTAGCTACGAGTATCCCCACCTGATTGTCCCTGTTGACTCCTCCTCGCCTAACACTGCGGCTGGTACTTCCTATAATGGCACCGTCAGCTCCACTATCTCGAGCGCGTTCAACTTCGATATTCCCTCATCGGACTCGGGCAAGATTTGCAGTCTGGTCTTCCTCTTTCCCGAGctgcaggacctcgagactTCGTCATTTAGCTTCACCGGTGACGGCAAGATTGACTTCGCCAAGCTCTCTTCCGCTGTGGATAAGTCCACCACCTTCAACAACCTGCCTTCCGTATCCCAGGACCTTGGCAGTATCACCATGTCTCCCGGCAACTCGTACATTATCTCCACCTTTTCTTGTCCCGCCGGTGAGACGGTGGCATACGAGATGAAAAACTCTGGCAGCACCGACCTGAACTTCTTTGAGGACTACAATCCTTCTCC TCTCGGTCTGTACATCACCACTTGCTAA
- a CDS encoding MFS transporter, putative — MIQVHGITSPGESPHVSSDKDAALAVVGEFAQEIDPVVEKRVLRKIDLYLMPAMLVGYGMVYYDKAILGSATLFGMTTDLGLLVKDNSTTPPSVDTSRLSWATSIFYFGMLTGLYPMTFILQRFNTRTVLGPVVLTWAIVCAATAGVSTWHGLFVQRFFLGFIESAIPTGFMTIVSGWYTQEEQALRQAWWFSGTGWFTIIGGALNYGFGQITAGSLKRWQYIYLLAGALTFLFGLWCCTMPNSPVSAWFLLPEERRVAVERLRKGQTGVRCQKIKFNQIKESVMDIKIYLVAIMMAAAYTINGAISGFGPLIVSTFGYDTLHSILFQFPVGGICVIFIPLCGYISTVIPNIRIPLLITCCLPVIAGCAMIWKSQWAYHPVIPVIGYALTGFFGPVVSLVIAVGASNVAGATKKTVMAATVFVAYTIGNIIGPQLVKSNTKSQHYPELWTGMIICYCITITAAVVLYLVLRRENRIRESLELDEVQRDKIAFDDLTDKQNPFFRYAL, encoded by the exons ATGATTCAGGTCCATGGCATAACTAGTCCCGGTGAATCGCCCCATGTCTCATCCGACAAAGATGCAGCATTGGCGGTGGTGGGCGAGTTCGCCCAAGAAATTGACCCGGTAGTGGAAAAAAGGGTTCTACGAAAGATCGATTTGTATTTGATGCCTGCTATGCTTGTCG GCTATGGCATGGTCTACTATGACAAG GCTATCTTAGGTAGTGCTACACTCTTTGGCATGACGACCGACTTGGGATTGCTAGTGAAAGACAATTCCACTACTCCTCCATCTGTTGATACTTCACGCCTCAGCTGGGCAACATCAATCTTTTATTTTGGGATGCTTACTGGTCTCTACCCAATGACATTTATCCTCCAAAGGTTTAACACTCGAACTGTTCTCGGTCCAGTTGTTCTGACGTGGGCCATTGTCTGTGCTGCCACTGCTGGTGTGTCAACCTGGCACGGACTATTCGTGCAAAGATTCTTCCTTG GCTTCATCGAAAGTGCTATTCCTACGGGCTTCATGACCATAGTTAGTGGATGGTACACACAAGAGGAGCAAGCTCTTCGGCAGGCATGGTGGTTCTCTGGCACTGGTTGGTTCACCATCATTGGTGGCGCTCTGAACTATGGGTTTGGCCAAATCACAGCTGGATCATTAAAAAGATGGCAGTACATTTATCTCCTGGCTGGTGCCTTGACCTTTTTGTTTGGCCTCTGGTGTTGCACCATGCCTAACTCTCCGGTTTCTGCCTGGTTCCTCCTCCCAGAAGAACGGAGGGTTGCTGTTGAGAGACTGCGCAAGGGACAAACTGGTGTTCGGTGCCAGAAGATCAAGTTCAATCAAATTAAAGAGTCTGTGATGGACATAAAGATCTACCTGGTGGCCATCATGATGGCGGCAGC GTACACTATCAATGGTGCTATCTCGGGCTTTGGGCCGCTGATTGTCTCCACATTCGGTTATGATACCCTTCATTCAATTCTATTCCAGTTTCCCGTCGGCGGCATTTGTGTCATTTTCATTCCCCTCTGTGGCTATATTTCTACTGTTATCCCTAATATCCGCATACCCTTGCTCATTACCTGCTGTTTACCTGTCATTGCTGGCTGTGCGATGATTTGGAAATCCCAATGGGCATATCACCCAGTTATTCCAGTCATTGGCTATGCACTCACCGGCTTCTTTGGGCCCGTGGTCAGCTTGGTCATCGCAGTTGGAGCTAGCAATGTTGCCGGGGCCACGAAGAAAACTGTCATGGCAGCAACCGTGTTTGTGGCATACACTATCGGCAACATCATCGGGCCACAGCTTGTGAAAAGCAACACCAAGTCACAACATTATCCAGAATTGTGGACTGGAATGATTATCTG CTACTGCATTACAATTACTGCCGCAGTCGTGTTGTATCTTGTCCTTCGGCGGGAAAACAGAATTCGAGAATCTTTGGAATTGGATGAGGTGCAGCGAGACAAGATTGCATTCGACGACCTGACCGACAAGCAGAATCCCTTTTTCCGATACGCGTTGTAG
- a CDS encoding 3-octaprenyl-4-hydroxybenzoate carboxy-lyase family protein produces the protein MDGFNTEAFTLLGVAIVIIALRTTARWIMVGPKGFQADDYLMLVACVVYGLETGAAYMVSAWFKGLANNSMTDEQRQQLSPNSEEYRLRVGGSKVQVAGWSLYTLLLWLLKTCMAIFYSRLTAGLVNMRVRIYLAYGLITTTYIATICSILFGCHPMDKNWQIYPNPGNHCQPAVSKIDVYVTVVLNVATDLYLISIPAPMLVKARLKWREKLELLVLFSGGLFVMMAGILRCVLILTAGANGAQQAGSWACRETFVAVVIGNIPMIYPLIRRFTRRAGLYISSRGDSESYPGYPLSDVDTSGGYSRRKKFLHPLSIPTDTLWNTISDEQLIFPTSRQQPPTCTAGNGDWDSHSQGTQGGIKVVHETIVHRTEKSPRL, from the exons ATGGATGGGTTTAATACCGAAGCGTTCACTTTGTTGGGAGTCGCCATTGTCATCATTGCCCTACGAACAACCGCAAGATGGATTATGGTTGGCCCAAAAGGCTTCCAAGCTGATGATTATCTAATGCTGGTGGCATGC GTGGTGTATGGGCTAGAAACCGGTGCTGCGTACATGGTCAGCGCCTGGTTTAAAGGTCTTGCCAATAACTCGATGACGGATGAACAGCGGCAACAATTATCGCCCAATTCGGAAGAATATCGTCTGCGTGTGGGTGGTTCTAAGGTCCAGGTGGCCGGCTGGTCATTGTACACTCTTTTATTGTGGTTGCTGAAAACATGCATGGCTATTTTCTACTCTCGATTGAC CGCAGGCTTAGTGAATATGCGAGTCCGAATCTATCTAGCCTACGGTCTGATCACCACCACTTACATCGCTACGATCTGCTCGATTCTCTTTGGATGCCATCCAATGGACAAAAATTGGCAAATCTATCCAAACCCCGGGA ATCATTGTCAGCCGGCGGTGTCCAAGATTGACGTCTATGTGACCGTGGTACTCAACGTTGCGACCGACCTTTATCTCATCAGTATCCCAGCTCCG ATGCTTGTCAAGGCGCGACTAAAATGGCGTGAAAAACTCGAGCTCCTGGTTCTTTTTAGTGGTGGGTTGTTTGTAATGATGGCTGGTATCCTGCGTTGTGTTCTCATTTTGACG GCTGGCGCAAATGGAGCTCAACAAGCTGGCAGCTGGGCTTGCCGCGAAACTTTCGTTGCCGTCGTCATCGGAAATATTCCCATGATATACCCGTTGATTAGACGATTCACAAGACGGGCGGGTCTATATATTTCATCACGAGGGGACTCAGAGAGCTACCCTGGGTATCCTCTATCCGATGTCGACACTAGTGGCGGGTATTCCAGACGCAAGAAGTTCCTCCATCCACTGTCAATTCCCACAGACACTCTATGGAATACGATCAGCGATGAGCAACTGATCTTCCCTACCTCACGACAACAACCCCCAACATGCACTGCAGGCAACGGCGACTGGGATTCCCATAGCCAGGGTACCCAGGGTGGAATAAAGGTTGTCCATGAAACAATTGTTCATCGCACCGAGAAGTCTCCTCGATTATAG
- a CDS encoding Flavin-binding monooxygenase-like protein, translated as MEAVDLVVVGAGWSGLSAIKTYREVNPGHSVLLLEAASSVGGVWAKHRLYKGLKSNNMLGTYEYSDFPMDEATFGIKPGQHIPGHVIQKYMEAYVQHFSFADCIRLEHHVESARHNLDGTWQLSVSHGADTTTIDTKKMIVATGITSQAYLPTFKDQELFGAPVFHCRDLLQYQDAVLQSGERATVFGGTKSAWDAAYACATAGMKVDWIIRESGHGPVWMVPPYVTPFKRWLEKLVTTRLLTWFSPCIWGEADGYTGVRSFMHGTWLGRKIVDTFWAILANDVVQLNGYDKHPETKKLKPWVGPFWIASSLSILNYPTNFFDLIQDGTIRVHIADLERLSDHTVHLSSGDTLPSSALICSTGWRCTPNLKFLPEGIDRELGFPWSVDPLSEILVKEADEEILRRFPRLRDQPTPNPHYTPLNDQSEAAVPHPFRLAKFMVPLSLVKERSLAFMGITMTINTTLIAQTQALWISAYFKGNLTPATRESCPLAVRAISDLKTEDTSQIDLAWETALFTEFGKFRYPGGFGRRNPDFVFDAIPYVDLMLRELGLSPQRKHGLLAQCFQSYGPEDYRGLVKEWKFKQLAQ; from the exons ATGGAGGCCGTGGATCTTGTGGTGGTAGGCGCAG GTTGGAGTGGACTCTCCGCCATCAAGACCTACCGAGAGGTCAATCCCGGCCACAGTGTGCTCTTGCTAGAAGCTGCGAGCTCTGTTGGTGGAGTTTGGGCTAAGCATCGTTTATACAAAGGCCTCAAGTCCAACAATATGCTGGGCACGTATGAGTATAGCGACTTTCCTATGGACGAAGCGACATTTGGTATCAAGCCGGGACAGCATATTCCGGGTCATGTAATTCAAAAGTACATGGAGGCCTATGTACAACACTTTAGCTTTGCCGATTGTATTCGACTGGAGCACCATGTGGAAAGCGCACGACACAATTTGGACGGAACTTGGCAGTTGAGCGTGTCGCACGGAGCGGATACGACAACAATCGATACCAAGAAGATGATTGTGGCCACTGGTATCACGTCACAGGCATACCTGCCTACGTTCAAGGACCAGGAGCTTTTTGGTGCGCCGGTTTTCCACTGTCGCGATCTACTGCAGTATCAAGATGCAGTGCTTCAATCTGGAGAGCGCGCAACCGTTTTTGGCGGGACAAAGTCAGCCTGGGATGCGGCCTATGCCTGCGCCACGGCAGGTATGAAAGTAGACTGGATCATTCGCGAGTCCGGCCATGGACCGGTTTGGATGGTTCCTCCCTACGTGACGCCCTTTAAAAGGTGGCTGGAAAAACTGGTCACGACACGTTTACTGACCTGGTTCAGTCCATGTATCTGGGGAGAGGCTGATGGGTATACTGGTGTTCGCAGCTTCATGCATGGTACCTGGCTGGGTCGTAAGATCGTGGACACATTCTGGGCTATTCTCGCCAATGATGTCGTGCAATTGAATGGGTACGACAAGCACCCGGAGACGAAGAAGTTGAAGCCTTGGGTGGGCCCTTTTTGGATCGCTTCCTCGCTAAGCATTCTGAATTATCCGACCAATTTCTTTGATTTGATCCAGGATGGCACTATCAGGGTGCACATCGCGGATCTAGAGCGTCTCTCAGATCACACTGTTCATCTGTCCTCGGGTGATACTCTGCCATCTTCAGCACTTATCTGTTCGACGGGCTGGCGTTGCACGCCAAACCTCAAGTTCCTGCCGGAAGGGATTGACCGCGAGCTGGGATTCCCTTGGAGTGTGGATCCGCTGAGTGAAATCCTGGTTAAAGAAGCGGATGAAGAGATCTTGCGCCGATTCCCCCGACTGCGTGATCAACCAACGCCGAACCCCCACTACACACCCTTAAACGACCAGTCCGAGGCGGCTGTACCGCATCCCTTCCGACTGGCGAAGTTTATGGTCCCACTTTCGCTGGTGAAGGAACGCTCTCTGGCGTTCATGGGTATCACCATGACCATCAACACCACACTGATTGCTCAGACCCAGGCACTATGGATTTCAGCTTATTTCAAGGGCAATTTGACCCCAGCTACACGCGAAAGCTGCCCACTCGCCGTGCGTGCTATTTCTGATCTCAAGACAGAAGATACATCCCAAATCGACCTTGCCTGGGAAACTGCTCTCTTTACTGAATTCGGCAAATTTCGATACCCGGGAGGATTCGGACGGCGAAACCCCGACTTCGTGTTTGACGCGATCCCATATGTTGATCTGATGCTAAGAGAGTTGGGCCTGTCACCTCAGCGCAAGCATGGCTTGCTGGCCCAGTGCTTCCAGTCATATGGTCCGGAGGATTACCGGGGTCTGGTCAAAGAGTGGAAATTTAAGCAACTTGCTCAGTAA
- a CDS encoding Hydroxyneurosporene synthase, translated as MLPLFLVCALLAQQTLAFSSQHRNTEKPLPYLLRAGRDSHKGSYQIPSAVQNGTSKAQFDIQTPAGTLDIDTLFRLDAPQIDLINSSVFDWWYFDAVSETNPDDSLVVTFFSSSAEAFPFLDTNETSVLSVWLWASFANGTVFTDYVPATAATVTGLEAEGTNSSGEWSSTGFSWVALTENLSQYEIIISSEKLQVEGRLTLTSQVPHHLPCGVQAKRSVLEIAPHLGWVNLIPDAMAEVDMKIHGSTLKFRGPGYHDKNWSDRPFTDSVRSWYWGHGRLGPYSIVWFSYLAIDDQFNTTYVSSYVAKDGELLISACDPSILTVRPIGSPGTTGGRYPPRVGDLPEGFRLVFDLGEANGQLKVNISVRTVVAGNGKDYMRWTGDMVGEVIESESHQPQDAGGSGPKKETRQREVQSSSQSSLVGVAVLEQFAMVE; from the exons ATGCTTCCACTGTTCTTGGTATGTGCTCTGCTAGCACAACAGACTCTAGCATTCTCTAGTCAGCACAGGAACACCGAGAAACCCTTGCCATATCTCCTCCGTGCCGGCAGGGACTCTCACAAGGGGAGCTACCAGATACCTAGCGCTGTGCAAAATGGAACAAGCAAGGCTCAGTTTGACATCCAAACGCCAGCAGGCACTCTTGATATAGACACCCTCTTCCGTCTCGATGCACCCCAGATAGATCTAATCAATAGTTCCGTGTTCGACTGGTGGTATTTTGATGCCGTCTCGGAGACAAACCCAGATGATTCTCTAGTCGTCACATTCTTCTCCTCGTCTGCGGAAGCCTTTCCATTCCTCGATACGAACGAAACCTCTGTGCTCAGCGTTTGGCTATGGGCTTCGTTCGCCAACGGCACCGTCTTTACCGATTACGTCCCGGCAACTGCGGCTACTGTGACTGGGCTAGAGGCCGAGGGCACTAACAGCTCCGGCGAGTGGTCCTCCACGGGCTTTAGCTGGGTTGCCCTCACAGAGAATCTATCTCAGTATGAGATAATCATCTCCTCCGAGAAGCTCCAGGTCGAAGGGCGGCTTACTCTGACTTCG CAAGTACCGCACCATCTGCCCTGCGGAGTTCAAGCAAAGCGGTCTGTACTTGAGATTGCGCCTCATCTCGGATGGGTCAATCTCATACCCGACGCCATGGCTGAGGTCGACATGAAGATCCACGGATCGACGCTGAAGTTCCGAGGGCCTGGGTACCATGACAAA AATTGGTCTGATCGGCCCTTTACGGACTCTGTCCGCAGCTGGTACTGGGGTCACGGCCGTCTAGGGCCATACTCGATTGTGTGGTTCAGTTACCTCGCGATTGATGACCAATTCAACACCACGTATGTGAGTAGCTACGTTGCCAAAGATGGAGAGTTGCTCATATCGGCCTGTGACCCCTCTATCCTGACTGTGAGGCCGATTGGTAGTCCAGGGACTACTGGTGGGCGATATCCGCCACGCGTGGGTGATTTACCTGAAGGATTTCGATTGGTTTTTGACCTCGGAGAGGCAAACGGGCAGTTGAAAGTTAATATCTCGGTGCGAACAGTTGTCGCAGGGAATGGAAAAGATTATATGCGATGGACAGGAGACATGGTTGGGGAGGTAATCGAGTCTGAGAGCCATCAACCACAAGACGCCGGTGGTAGTGgccccaaaaaagaaacgagaCAACGTGAAGTACAATCATCTTCTCAGTCATCTCTTGTTGGTGTTGCGGTTTTAGAGCAATTTGCTATGGTGGAATAG